In Chromobacterium rhizoryzae, one genomic interval encodes:
- a CDS encoding ABC-three component system middle component 2, which translates to MGQVKRRELLVFNSPFELGIRMVYLLQALAPHGADLQKLVLLDYAIVYSADLNGPSSLHTPIPFRGAELMSRRELIEQGLYLMSTRGLVTATWDEDGITYFAGEGARAMTGALTSNYLRELEHCCEWVAEEYGRADSTELAARFAANGHLWGAELELVTRNGGGAWA; encoded by the coding sequence GTGGGTCAAGTGAAACGACGGGAACTACTCGTATTTAATTCGCCGTTCGAGCTCGGCATCCGCATGGTCTACCTGTTGCAGGCGCTCGCACCTCACGGAGCGGACCTGCAAAAGCTGGTCCTGTTGGACTACGCCATCGTGTACTCAGCCGACCTGAACGGACCGAGTAGCTTGCACACACCCATCCCATTCCGTGGTGCCGAACTCATGAGTCGGCGAGAGCTGATCGAGCAGGGGCTCTACCTGATGAGCACGCGCGGCTTGGTGACGGCTACGTGGGACGAAGATGGCATCACCTATTTCGCAGGGGAAGGCGCACGGGCCATGACGGGGGCACTGACTTCAAATTACCTACGCGAGTTGGAACACTGCTGCGAGTGGGTAGCTGAAGAATACGGTCGAGCCGACTCCACGGAGCTCGCTGCCCGGTTCGCAGCAAATGGTCACCTCTGGGGGGCCGAGCTTGAGTTGGTGACGCGAAATGGAGGCGGCGCATGGGCATAA
- a CDS encoding 3'-5' exoribonuclease translates to MLIFLDTEFADFADREPISIGMVSEDGQHVFYAELQDFDRDRCNAFVRSTVWPLLGQIDGATVKRIDLPDRLRTWFAALPRRVTIACDSQFDREVLGAMIGGPWPANLVGWFDLRPLIDTTVFDQAVNAYHAQSDRPWHHALHDAHAHRAGWLAWMDKRRRDNLLQR, encoded by the coding sequence ATGTTGATTTTTCTCGATACGGAGTTCGCAGACTTCGCCGACCGGGAGCCGATCAGCATCGGTATGGTGTCCGAGGATGGTCAGCACGTTTTCTACGCGGAGTTACAAGACTTCGACCGTGATCGCTGCAACGCTTTCGTACGGTCGACAGTGTGGCCACTGTTGGGCCAGATTGATGGAGCGACGGTCAAGAGGATCGACCTGCCGGACCGGTTACGCACCTGGTTCGCCGCCCTGCCGAGAAGGGTGACGATTGCTTGCGATAGCCAGTTTGACCGTGAGGTACTGGGAGCAATGATCGGTGGGCCTTGGCCAGCTAACCTGGTGGGCTGGTTTGACTTGCGCCCGTTGATCGATACGACGGTTTTCGATCAGGCGGTAAACGCTTATCACGCTCAGTCTGATCGGCCCTGGCATCACGCTCTACACGATGCTCATGCCCATCGAGCAGGCTGGCTGGCATGGATGGACAAACGTCGGCGCGACAATCTCCTGCAGAGGTAA
- a CDS encoding TniB family NTP-binding protein has translation MITSSTDLYDEIGKVEQRRLLFPDFDKAYRRISRIHKMSLAGNQPRHLMILGPSGAGKSSVLEEYIRYFPVVEEPEQRRIPVLRVEIKSSPTVRSLAEDILKAMGVPMAYRGTVNEKTDRVISSLQKLKVELLMLDEVQHLLGATKRSFGSNNETEWLKTLLNQIDIPVVLAGLPYGRALLSTNEQLRRRLDGVRNLNSFSVEDEDSAADFAGVISWFDSEIHSGQPIGLHEADMLYRLYYATDGLIGYLSKLLIGAMEIRLEHGHKQVENWMLEQSFTQNLWDEGIGALNPFHKKFVRRRLNKTNELFAPTVFSAMAVSAT, from the coding sequence ATGATCACTTCCAGCACAGACTTGTATGACGAAATTGGCAAAGTCGAACAACGGCGGCTGCTGTTCCCCGATTTTGATAAGGCCTATCGCCGCATCAGCCGTATCCATAAGATGTCACTCGCCGGCAACCAGCCGCGCCACCTGATGATTCTTGGCCCATCAGGAGCGGGCAAAAGCTCCGTCCTGGAAGAGTACATTCGCTACTTCCCAGTGGTCGAGGAGCCCGAGCAGCGTCGGATTCCGGTACTTCGGGTCGAAATAAAATCTTCGCCAACCGTGCGTAGCTTGGCCGAAGACATCCTGAAGGCGATGGGCGTCCCCATGGCTTACCGGGGCACCGTCAATGAAAAGACCGACAGGGTGATCTCATCTCTTCAGAAACTGAAGGTAGAACTCCTCATGCTGGACGAGGTTCAGCACCTGCTCGGAGCCACAAAGCGAAGTTTCGGCTCAAACAACGAGACCGAGTGGCTCAAGACCCTGCTCAATCAGATTGATATCCCTGTCGTACTCGCCGGGCTACCCTATGGGCGGGCTCTTTTGAGCACCAACGAGCAGTTGCGCCGACGCCTGGATGGAGTCCGTAACCTCAACTCCTTTTCAGTCGAAGACGAGGACTCGGCTGCAGATTTCGCTGGGGTCATCAGCTGGTTCGACAGCGAAATCCATTCGGGACAGCCGATCGGCCTGCACGAAGCCGACATGCTCTACCGGCTCTACTACGCTACGGACGGCCTGATCGGCTATCTCAGCAAGCTGCTGATCGGAGCGATGGAGATCCGCTTGGAGCATGGCCATAAGCAGGTAGAAAACTGGATGCTCGAACAGTCGTTCACACAAAACCTGTGGGACGAGGGCATTGGCGCCTTGAACCCGTTCCATAAGAAATTCGTGCGCCGGCGACTGAACAAAACGAACGAACTCTTTGCCCCGACCGTCTTCTCGGCCATGGCAGTTTCTGCAACCTAA
- a CDS encoding UvrD-helicase domain-containing protein, with protein sequence MDLEPNAWTALRQTGSTSVVAGPGAGKSEFLAQRAAYLLETGLCKAPKQILAISFKADAAANLAARVRKRCPPELAERFTSITFDAFTKSLVDRFLAAIPQHWRPTRPYEIGFPTRRMVIDELNSIRGLAQPAWQARVAAFAPDRFEAVNVGGHRLAVEMPQLLTTAEEFAIYHWLHRQLFGTAMSKLTFVTLNRLAELIVRANPKIARALRMTYPYVFVDEFQDTSFAQYDFLLSTFGQGGTAVTVVGDHKQRIMGWAGARQDAFERFEADFGAQRVNLLFNFRSSPELVRIQHFVAQTLDPQSPQIQSQAVSQLDSDVVQVWNSSSTVTEGQRLAQWIAADMAARQKQPRDYVLLVRQRPDQFEEELQPRFAAVGLSLRNESRIIGRTNVQDLMVDEAASIALAALRLATGQRSAAAWSTLSSGVYAIRGADEDNEFLRDRADRDIQDFLGILAQDISDKTPSTELAVEITQRIFEFLGVAAIKSTFSAYTRNDLLEVMIEGFLLHLQHAASETADWPDCIDRFTGMNDIPLMTVHKSKGLEYDTVFFVGLDDQSWWSHTPGNPEGIATFFVALSRAKQRAVFLFCERRGARRQVADLYQMLTDAGVEEVDVN encoded by the coding sequence TTGGACCTTGAGCCGAATGCCTGGACAGCCCTGCGCCAAACTGGCTCGACATCGGTGGTAGCGGGGCCCGGTGCGGGCAAGTCCGAGTTCCTGGCACAGCGAGCGGCCTACCTGCTGGAGACCGGGCTCTGCAAAGCACCGAAGCAGATCCTGGCGATCTCATTCAAGGCAGACGCTGCGGCCAACCTCGCAGCGCGCGTGCGTAAGCGCTGTCCACCCGAACTAGCGGAGCGATTCACGTCGATCACATTCGATGCCTTCACTAAGAGCTTGGTCGACCGTTTCCTCGCTGCTATACCGCAGCACTGGCGCCCAACGCGGCCTTACGAGATAGGGTTTCCGACTCGGCGCATGGTGATAGATGAACTGAACAGCATCCGCGGCCTAGCCCAGCCCGCGTGGCAAGCTCGGGTCGCTGCATTCGCCCCCGACAGGTTCGAAGCAGTCAACGTCGGCGGCCATCGACTTGCAGTAGAGATGCCCCAGTTGCTCACAACGGCGGAGGAGTTCGCCATCTACCACTGGCTGCACCGACAGCTGTTCGGCACGGCGATGTCCAAGCTGACCTTTGTCACCTTGAACCGCTTGGCGGAGTTAATCGTGCGCGCCAACCCTAAGATTGCGCGCGCACTGCGCATGACCTATCCCTACGTATTCGTGGATGAGTTCCAGGACACGTCGTTTGCTCAATACGACTTCCTGCTTTCCACGTTCGGTCAGGGCGGCACGGCTGTCACCGTCGTCGGTGACCACAAGCAGCGCATCATGGGCTGGGCCGGCGCGCGCCAGGATGCGTTCGAGCGATTCGAGGCCGACTTCGGTGCCCAGCGCGTGAACCTACTTTTCAACTTCAGGTCTTCGCCTGAGCTGGTACGCATTCAGCACTTTGTCGCCCAAACGCTGGATCCGCAATCGCCGCAGATCCAGTCTCAGGCGGTAAGCCAGCTGGACTCGGACGTCGTGCAGGTGTGGAACAGCAGCTCTACCGTGACCGAAGGGCAGCGCCTGGCGCAGTGGATCGCTGCAGACATGGCCGCGCGCCAGAAGCAGCCCCGCGACTACGTGCTTCTCGTGCGTCAGCGCCCCGACCAGTTCGAGGAAGAGCTTCAGCCAAGGTTTGCTGCGGTAGGGCTGAGCCTGCGCAACGAGAGTCGGATCATTGGCCGGACCAATGTCCAGGATTTGATGGTTGACGAGGCGGCTTCTATTGCTTTGGCGGCATTACGATTAGCCACCGGGCAGCGCAGTGCTGCGGCTTGGTCGACGCTCTCCAGCGGCGTCTATGCGATTCGCGGCGCAGATGAGGACAACGAGTTCCTGCGGGATCGCGCCGATCGGGACATCCAGGACTTCTTGGGCATACTCGCGCAAGACATCAGTGACAAAACTCCCTCGACTGAGTTGGCAGTAGAAATCACGCAGCGGATCTTTGAATTCCTAGGTGTAGCCGCGATCAAGAGCACCTTTTCGGCATACACGCGCAACGACTTGCTCGAAGTCATGATCGAAGGCTTCTTGCTGCACCTACAGCATGCAGCCTCGGAGACCGCCGACTGGCCCGACTGCATCGACCGATTCACCGGTATGAACGACATCCCATTGATGACAGTACACAAGAGCAAAGGGCTGGAGTACGACACCGTCTTCTTCGTCGGCCTCGACGATCAATCATGGTGGAGTCACACGCCTGGCAACCCCGAGGGCATCGCAACGTTCTTCGTGGCCTTGTCACGGGCCAAGCAGCGCGCAGTTTTCCTATTCTGCGAGCGCCGTGGCGCGCGACGGCAGGTCGCCGATCTTTACCAAATGTTGACCGACGCCGGCGTAGAGGAAGTTGATGTCAACTGA
- a CDS encoding ABC-three component system protein — MSAASEDMGANPTKRPARKNRFAVKRGVIPPSSQVLLFNSDQWEKLVEVACLNRPLGGGGRYAFVKQLGGAGDGGRDVEARLVPTLLKGQWDLYQGKHYDHALAPTDVFKELVKFFKHLAAKTYPEPRYYHLCAPRGAGNDLHNLLTKPDEFKQRLLDDWKSGKTGLKGRAAELTPDLEKLIEAFDFRNIIECQTRDILKWHALDRAAHFALFGFEGERGDDPLTPATPTAHEQIYIDELLKVYAEVSSKSLTLSELMASDSCGEHFQSQRTLFYCAEGLRIFSRDTYGEAEFDALLDMVLTGVGPKVKSPRHKTGLDRLEAGTNGAEQLIVNDSLLAPKLRPGDLPGSCHHLVNKKRLKWVK, encoded by the coding sequence ATGAGCGCAGCGTCCGAGGATATGGGAGCAAATCCGACTAAGAGACCTGCGCGAAAAAACCGTTTTGCGGTCAAGCGTGGCGTCATTCCGCCATCGTCCCAGGTCTTGCTATTTAACTCCGACCAGTGGGAAAAGCTCGTCGAGGTTGCCTGCCTGAACCGCCCGCTAGGTGGTGGCGGGAGATACGCCTTCGTCAAACAGTTGGGCGGTGCAGGGGATGGTGGAAGGGACGTCGAGGCTCGCTTGGTCCCCACTCTGCTCAAGGGACAGTGGGATTTGTACCAAGGCAAGCACTATGACCACGCCTTGGCACCAACTGACGTGTTCAAGGAGCTAGTCAAGTTTTTCAAGCATCTGGCGGCAAAGACATACCCAGAACCTCGCTACTACCACCTGTGCGCGCCGCGGGGGGCCGGCAATGATCTGCACAACCTCCTGACCAAACCCGACGAATTCAAACAGCGTTTGCTGGACGACTGGAAATCGGGGAAGACTGGGCTCAAGGGCCGCGCTGCGGAGCTGACCCCGGACTTAGAGAAGCTGATCGAGGCGTTCGACTTCAGAAACATCATCGAGTGCCAGACGCGAGATATATTGAAGTGGCACGCACTGGACAGAGCAGCACACTTCGCGTTGTTCGGTTTTGAGGGTGAACGCGGCGACGACCCGCTAACACCGGCCACGCCTACAGCCCACGAACAGATTTATATCGATGAACTGCTGAAGGTTTACGCAGAGGTCTCCAGCAAGAGCTTGACGCTGAGCGAGCTAATGGCATCGGACTCCTGTGGTGAGCATTTCCAAAGTCAGCGCACGCTCTTCTACTGCGCCGAGGGGCTCAGGATATTCAGCAGGGACACGTACGGAGAAGCAGAGTTTGATGCACTGTTAGACATGGTACTGACTGGCGTCGGGCCGAAGGTCAAGAGCCCTCGTCACAAGACCGGCCTGGACCGACTCGAGGCTGGCACCAATGGAGCCGAACAGCTCATCGTCAACGACAGCCTTCTGGCTCCCAAACTGCGACCTGGCGATCTGCCTGGCAGCTGCCACCACCTGGTTAACAAGAAGAGGCTCAAGTGGGTCAAGTGA
- a CDS encoding ATP-binding protein, translated as MGIILTSLSVHGPDREDAEITFPSKRRLIRGPSETGKSYIYDCLWYMLGGDDFPETFPLAQGYQELRLRFTAQGNEYEVRRGLSGGGAAIYWRTLSNDEEQVFEPLEQDLGKLLVSLSGASGKQILRNQSKRGAVTGDDLRHWSLWSQSDIPAKQPTVGISQAASKREASFHLFLTGTDDSGIQLRKSQTEAERARGELQGAEAALARIQTIMPADLKREEVADALERVDTTLSAMASQYDARATVLKELRQQIADTSDGLRKAENGRNHSQSMISRFELLDKKYENDLARLGGTSEGVAFFQELPTVNCPLCGTPAESQVDPNDLRPATPSHYRAAIAAEAKKISALRTGLLAALQHERGRHQALKANAEKLSGELSLLQSREASVLRNARVEFTADPKSLALRRSELSAQLSNFDEIQHLTVEIGRLKQATVRNRITVTREGGTFGREVANRAKELLDIWGFSSIDNIALDDEACDLRVDDRSRLSYGAGVRGLYLSALVVAFMEHALEKGHPHLGIVVLDSPLKTYADPESTEEHEVPPATVIDRFYGWMSTWSGRGQVIVLENEPIKPETAAVLEPLTFTRIRGKGRYGFYPLRDGISDSQKVEEVERP; from the coding sequence ATGGGCATAATTCTTACGTCTCTGTCGGTCCACGGGCCGGACCGCGAGGACGCCGAGATCACCTTCCCCTCCAAGCGGCGTCTGATTCGAGGACCGAGCGAGACTGGAAAGTCTTATATCTACGACTGCCTCTGGTACATGTTGGGAGGCGATGACTTTCCCGAAACGTTCCCGCTTGCACAGGGCTACCAGGAGCTCCGTCTGCGGTTTACAGCCCAGGGCAATGAATACGAAGTGCGTCGGGGCTTGTCTGGAGGAGGCGCCGCTATCTATTGGCGGACGTTGAGCAACGATGAAGAGCAAGTGTTCGAACCTCTCGAGCAGGATCTCGGGAAATTGCTCGTTAGCTTGTCCGGCGCTAGCGGTAAGCAAATTCTTCGCAACCAGAGCAAGCGGGGGGCTGTAACTGGTGATGACCTTCGTCACTGGTCGTTGTGGTCGCAGTCTGATATTCCCGCCAAGCAGCCTACCGTGGGCATCAGCCAAGCCGCGTCGAAGCGCGAGGCTTCATTCCACTTATTTCTGACAGGTACCGATGACTCAGGTATCCAGCTGCGAAAGTCTCAAACGGAGGCCGAACGTGCCCGTGGTGAGCTACAAGGAGCCGAGGCTGCTTTGGCGCGAATCCAGACTATTATGCCGGCAGATCTTAAACGTGAAGAAGTAGCTGATGCGCTGGAGCGAGTAGATACGACACTGTCAGCGATGGCGAGCCAGTACGACGCGCGTGCTACGGTCCTGAAGGAGTTGCGCCAGCAGATCGCAGATACATCGGACGGACTGCGCAAAGCTGAGAACGGTCGGAACCATTCGCAGTCCATGATCAGTCGGTTCGAGCTGCTCGACAAAAAATATGAGAACGATTTGGCGCGTCTTGGCGGCACGAGCGAGGGAGTCGCATTCTTTCAGGAACTTCCGACTGTAAATTGTCCATTGTGCGGAACCCCTGCGGAAAGCCAGGTAGACCCTAACGATCTGCGCCCTGCTACCCCCAGCCATTACCGAGCAGCAATCGCTGCTGAAGCGAAGAAAATTAGTGCGTTACGCACTGGACTGCTCGCAGCCCTCCAGCATGAGCGGGGCCGCCATCAAGCCCTCAAGGCGAATGCGGAAAAGCTCTCTGGTGAATTGAGTTTGCTACAGAGCCGCGAAGCATCGGTGCTACGGAATGCTCGCGTTGAGTTCACTGCTGACCCGAAGAGCTTGGCGCTGCGACGTTCCGAACTTTCGGCGCAGTTGAGTAACTTCGACGAAATACAGCACCTCACCGTCGAGATTGGCCGTCTGAAGCAGGCCACTGTTCGAAATCGCATCACCGTCACCCGGGAAGGCGGTACCTTCGGTCGTGAGGTGGCAAATCGTGCTAAGGAATTGTTGGATATCTGGGGCTTCAGCAGCATCGATAACATTGCTCTCGACGACGAAGCCTGCGATCTGCGTGTCGACGACCGCTCACGATTGAGCTACGGCGCCGGTGTGCGAGGTCTTTATTTGTCTGCTCTTGTAGTTGCGTTCATGGAGCATGCGCTTGAGAAAGGACATCCCCACTTGGGTATCGTCGTCCTAGATTCGCCGCTGAAGACGTATGCCGACCCGGAGTCGACTGAAGAACACGAGGTTCCGCCCGCGACAGTCATTGACCGTTTCTATGGATGGATGTCCACCTGGAGCGGGCGCGGCCAAGTCATCGTACTCGAGAACGAACCCATCAAACCTGAGACAGCAGCAGTGCTCGAGCCCCTCACCTTCACGCGTATTCGTGGCAAGGGCAGGTACGGTTTCTACCCTTTGCGCGATGGCATCAGCGACAGCCAGAAAGTTGAGGAAGTCGAGCGGCCCTAG
- a CDS encoding TniQ family protein, with protein MLPLFPIHPLPFPLESAIGYLLRLGAVNDLPTLPWLQAFQKRMERPAQSFDTFFEQVTGHGSTEMNCLWGPSIPTLPISPERKLGIKTTYWNLHHRRWCPDCLRENGYWKAEWLLTLQVACPIHRCLLHELCPACQQPVSWYSGGLQRCRCDHSLTSEAVSTPASEALCQVAQLVSGKLATATDTPFSAGTSDLAHLVEHVQLPRLLDLLWVLGCYGHYRALKKSLKVQDHHRLAVALPVLESASHMLTQWPHTFHALLFDSCDQTQTHALHLHKFSGPRLLALNRALSHPELHFVRYEFERFVSAHWKGVIADRHKFSEAITFEHTTILAKEAAEMLQISRKKLNMLVNQGCIQGWYQQSNGTLRYLVIDRKSVLRFQLGSAGALYTLADAADYLGLSHPRLKLLVEARLLVPARQPEGNNTLHLHWAFEKSELDRVLGDLRIQVHATPACSSMISLEAVCRSRSRTGADFITLIRAIQRGELDCIARDPNQPGLKGLLLNRTQFETWFGEHLQSQQLYSISPAAHYLGLKEHVLYWLRDKELLYGFEYPEGAKSPKLSRSALDSLKARYAWGLELERLTGYGRKSAARALINRGVWPVTGPAVDGGTTYLFLRSDVIAFQRQQAQLTRHGLPCKAVGGGDRTC; from the coding sequence ATGCTTCCGCTTTTTCCCATCCACCCTTTGCCTTTCCCACTTGAGAGCGCGATCGGCTATCTGCTGCGCCTGGGGGCAGTCAACGATTTGCCAACGTTGCCCTGGCTACAGGCTTTCCAAAAGCGTATGGAACGGCCCGCTCAGAGTTTCGACACCTTCTTCGAACAAGTGACGGGACATGGCTCCACTGAAATGAATTGTCTATGGGGACCATCCATTCCCACTTTGCCGATCAGTCCCGAGCGCAAACTCGGCATCAAGACCACGTACTGGAATCTCCACCACCGGCGTTGGTGCCCCGATTGCCTGCGGGAAAATGGTTACTGGAAGGCCGAATGGCTGCTGACGCTACAAGTCGCCTGCCCCATCCATCGGTGCTTGCTTCACGAACTGTGTCCGGCCTGCCAACAACCGGTTAGCTGGTATAGCGGTGGGTTACAACGATGCCGCTGCGATCACTCGCTTACCTCAGAAGCTGTCTCAACTCCAGCGTCCGAAGCGTTGTGCCAAGTTGCTCAACTGGTCAGCGGGAAACTTGCCACTGCGACCGATACCCCATTCTCAGCAGGGACCAGTGATCTTGCTCACTTGGTAGAGCACGTGCAGTTGCCCCGGTTGCTCGACCTTCTATGGGTGCTGGGGTGCTATGGACATTACCGCGCCCTCAAAAAATCATTGAAGGTACAGGATCACCACCGACTTGCTGTTGCATTGCCAGTGCTCGAGAGCGCCAGCCACATGCTGACGCAGTGGCCCCATACCTTTCATGCCTTACTATTCGACTCCTGCGACCAGACGCAGACACATGCTTTGCACTTGCATAAGTTTTCTGGACCCCGCTTGCTTGCCCTCAATCGAGCACTCAGCCACCCTGAGTTGCATTTCGTCCGCTACGAGTTCGAGCGATTCGTTTCGGCGCATTGGAAAGGTGTCATCGCTGACCGTCATAAATTCTCCGAAGCCATCACCTTTGAGCATACGACCATCCTTGCCAAGGAGGCCGCCGAAATGCTTCAGATTTCGCGCAAGAAGCTGAATATGCTGGTGAACCAGGGATGCATCCAAGGCTGGTATCAGCAATCTAATGGGACTCTGCGCTACCTAGTCATCGATCGAAAGTCGGTACTTCGCTTCCAACTTGGCAGTGCCGGCGCGCTGTACACGCTGGCGGACGCCGCTGACTATCTTGGTCTCTCCCATCCTCGACTCAAGTTGCTCGTCGAGGCTCGCCTACTGGTACCCGCACGCCAACCGGAGGGAAATAATACCCTGCACCTACACTGGGCATTTGAAAAGTCTGAGCTAGATAGGGTACTCGGAGACCTGCGCATCCAAGTCCATGCGACCCCAGCATGCAGTAGCATGATCTCCCTGGAGGCTGTCTGTCGTTCCCGGAGCCGAACTGGTGCCGATTTCATCACACTCATTCGTGCCATACAGCGTGGCGAGCTCGACTGCATCGCCCGTGACCCCAATCAACCTGGTCTGAAAGGGCTGCTACTCAACCGAACCCAATTTGAAACTTGGTTTGGAGAGCACCTACAGTCACAGCAGTTGTACTCCATCTCGCCTGCCGCTCACTACCTGGGGCTCAAGGAGCATGTGCTGTACTGGCTGCGTGATAAAGAGCTACTGTATGGATTCGAATATCCCGAAGGTGCCAAAAGTCCCAAGTTATCGAGGTCGGCGCTGGATAGCCTCAAGGCCCGCTATGCCTGGGGATTGGAGCTAGAGAGGCTAACGGGATACGGAAGGAAGTCTGCAGCACGTGCGCTGATCAACCGTGGGGTCTGGCCCGTTACAGGCCCGGCGGTCGACGGTGGAACAACGTACCTGTTCTTACGTTCGGACGTAATCGCTTTTCAGAGACAGCAAGCTCAGCTCACGCGGCACGGCCTGCCATGCAAGGCTGTAGGTGGAGGAGACCGCACATGTTGA
- a CDS encoding ATP-dependent nuclease, protein MHIERLVLENFRCFGPQETEVALGPCLVAFIGDNGTGKTALMQALQRMFGVTSEQRRLRKQDFHVPFDEADRPIARTLVIEAIVAFPELDADDDSPAVPAFFKNMAAEENGNLKVRLRLQATWTDDGTLDGSIEESYCAVQTFGVFEEGDLHQLRGSDRSRIQLFYIPATRDGASQVSAFVRGRLWRAINWSPDIKESLTGAGSEVNQAFSAEAAVSSISSAVTQRWQQLHSAGTDTTPIFRPVDTRWQEFIRRVEVVFHPTEDGHDRALEDLSDGQRSLFHLAMAAATLDIEARLAGDDAPEGFIEGGIPLPALTIVALEEPENNLAPFYLSRIIKQVQEIAASNNAQAIVSSHSPSILARVDPSNVRHFRLNLENRCSAVRQISLPEGDEDASKFIREAVRAYPELYFARYAILGEGATEEVVLPLLAKAMDFPIDRSFVAVVPLGGRHVNHLWRLLTDLQVPHATLLDLDWGRSGGGYGRIKTVCEQLLSVGYTPLQVFASRLHPEGHERNLADIAVMDDADTDDLSNWLTRLERFGVYFSAPLDLDFTMLKAYPDAYRVLEAGMRGPSGSGDPRTAVLGEEGTPSFYDAAEDDALRWYRYLFLGRGKPSTHVRVLSRLTQENLVVALPQPLLRMLTKVRTDLEQAATQ, encoded by the coding sequence ATGCATATTGAACGTCTTGTACTGGAGAATTTTCGTTGCTTCGGTCCTCAGGAGACCGAAGTCGCCCTTGGCCCCTGTCTCGTCGCTTTTATTGGAGATAACGGCACAGGCAAGACGGCGCTAATGCAGGCCTTGCAGCGCATGTTTGGAGTAACGTCCGAGCAAAGGCGCTTGCGCAAGCAGGATTTTCATGTTCCCTTCGATGAGGCAGATCGCCCGATAGCCCGTACACTGGTGATTGAGGCCATTGTCGCATTTCCCGAATTGGATGCCGACGATGATAGTCCCGCCGTGCCTGCCTTTTTCAAGAACATGGCGGCCGAGGAAAACGGCAACCTCAAGGTTCGTCTTAGGTTGCAGGCGACGTGGACCGACGATGGAACTCTAGACGGCTCAATCGAAGAATCCTACTGTGCCGTGCAGACCTTCGGTGTCTTCGAGGAGGGTGATCTGCATCAACTACGCGGCTCTGACCGCTCGCGGATCCAGCTCTTCTACATCCCGGCAACAAGGGACGGGGCATCACAGGTTTCGGCGTTTGTGCGCGGCAGGCTCTGGCGAGCCATCAATTGGTCTCCGGATATCAAAGAGTCGCTAACAGGCGCAGGCTCGGAGGTAAATCAGGCATTCTCAGCCGAGGCAGCTGTGTCGAGCATCAGCTCCGCCGTGACCCAGCGATGGCAACAGCTTCACTCGGCTGGGACCGATACAACGCCTATCTTTCGGCCGGTCGACACACGCTGGCAGGAGTTCATTCGCCGCGTAGAGGTTGTCTTCCATCCCACTGAGGATGGACATGATCGAGCACTGGAAGACCTGAGCGATGGGCAGCGCTCGTTGTTCCACTTGGCCATGGCAGCTGCGACGCTAGACATCGAGGCTAGGCTTGCTGGAGATGACGCGCCGGAGGGTTTCATCGAGGGCGGCATCCCACTGCCCGCTTTGACCATCGTGGCGCTGGAAGAACCAGAGAACAACCTCGCACCCTTCTATCTCTCCCGTATCATCAAGCAGGTACAAGAGATCGCCGCCAGCAACAATGCTCAGGCCATCGTGTCGAGCCATTCGCCCAGTATCCTCGCACGAGTCGACCCTTCCAATGTGCGGCACTTCCGCCTGAATCTGGAGAACCGTTGCTCGGCGGTGCGACAGATCAGCCTACCTGAGGGTGATGAAGACGCGTCGAAGTTCATTCGTGAGGCCGTACGTGCTTATCCCGAATTGTATTTCGCGCGCTATGCAATCCTTGGTGAAGGAGCCACCGAGGAAGTTGTGCTTCCGCTGCTGGCCAAGGCAATGGACTTCCCTATCGACCGGTCCTTTGTCGCCGTCGTGCCGCTGGGCGGTCGCCACGTCAATCACCTGTGGCGGCTGTTGACCGACCTCCAAGTACCCCACGCTACGCTGCTGGACTTAGACTGGGGTCGTAGCGGTGGTGGCTATGGCCGGATCAAGACGGTATGCGAACAGCTGCTGAGCGTTGGCTATACGCCCTTGCAAGTCTTTGCAAGCAGACTCCATCCAGAAGGGCACGAACGGAACCTTGCTGATATCGCTGTCATGGACGATGCAGACACCGACGACCTGAGTAATTGGCTAACTAGGCTTGAGCGGTTCGGCGTTTACTTCTCCGCCCCGCTCGACCTAGACTTCACGATGCTGAAGGCCTACCCGGATGCCTATCGGGTGCTTGAGGCGGGCATGCGCGGTCCTTCCGGTAGCGGCGACCCACGAACGGCCGTTTTGGGCGAGGAAGGCACTCCGAGTTTCTATGATGCAGCGGAGGACGACGCGCTGCGCTGGTACCGCTATCTATTTTTGGGGCGCGGCAAACCAAGTACGCACGTCAGGGTCTTAAGTCGACTCACTCAAGAGAACTTGGTAGTTGCATTGCCGCAACCCTTGCTGCGTATGCTGACCAAAGTCCGAACCGACCTTGAACAGGCTGCGACGCAATGA